The Prinia subflava isolate CZ2003 ecotype Zambia chromosome 18, Cam_Psub_1.2, whole genome shotgun sequence genome has a window encoding:
- the MFSD8 gene encoding major facilitator superfamily domain-containing protein 8 isoform X2 produces MYLTMFLSSVGFSIVIMSVWPYLQKIDPTADASFLGWIIASYSIGQMVASPLFGLWSNYRPRREPLLISTAISVAANCLYAYVHVPRSHNKYYMLTARALVGFGAGNVAVVRSYIAGATSLTERTSAMANTSACQAVGFILGPVFQTCFTLIGEEGVTWKFLCLQLNMYTTPVLFGALLGVINIILIFAIFREHRVDDTGRQYKNINSDGEGSDVLDQNTEGSIDHVAVVALNILFFVILFVFAVFETIATPLTMDMYSWTRKEAVFYNGIILSAIGIESVIVFMVVKTLSKKTGERAILHAGLLIVLVGFFILLPWGKKLPNIQWQEIKNTSIPRTAPSEMLAPFWSLPELQLPSNHTAEPVGCPVTQSWCLNTPMIYLAQYISSDVLIGLGYPVCNVMSYTLYSKVLGPKPQGVYMGWLTASGSGARILGPVFVSQIYTHLGPRWAFSLICGVVVVSLLLLEIVYKRLIAFSVRYGRMQEENC; encoded by the exons GTTTCTCAATTGTAATTATGTCTGTATGGCCATATCTCCAAAAG attGACCCGACAGCGGATGCGAGTTTCTTGGGCTGGATTATAGCTTCATACAGCATTGGCCAAATGGTGGCCTCTCCCCTCTTTGGCCTGTGGTCCAACTACAGGCCCAGGAGAGAACCTCTGCTCATTTCCACTGCTATTTCAGTGGCTGCTAATTGTCTCTATGCCTACGTCCACGTGCCCCGTTCCCACAACAAGTACTACATGCTGACTGCCCGTGCTCTCGTGGGCTTTGGAGCAG gaaatgtGGCTGTGGTTCGATCGTATATTGCGGGTGCCACTTCTCTGACGGAAAGAACCAGTGCCATGGCCAATACCAGTGCCTGCCAAGCAGTTGGTTTCATATTAGGGCCAG TTTTTCAGACATGTTTTACACTTATTGGAGAAGAAGGAGTAACGTGGAAATTCCTTTGTCTTCAGCTGAATATGTACACAACACCAGTTTTATTTGGAGCTCTCTTAGGAGTTATTAATATCATTCTCATTTTTGCCATATTCAG GGAGCATCGAGTGGATGACACGGGACGGCAGTACAAAAATATCAATTCTGATGGAGAAG GAAGTGATGTTCTGGATCAGAACACAGAAGGAAGTATTGACCACGTTGCTGTGGTAGCACTCAACATTCTCTTCTTTGTCATcttgtttgtgtttgctgtCTTTGAAAC GATAGCTACTCCACTGACCATGGATATGTATTCCTGGACCAGGAAAGAAGCTGTTTTTTATAATGGAATAATCCTTAGCGCCATTGGCATTGAATCAGTTATTGTTTTCATGGTGGTTAAAACACTGTCCAAAAA GACTGGTGAGCGTGCCATACTCCATGCAGGCTTACTGATTGTCTTGGTTGGATTCTTTATCTTACTGCCCTGGGGGAAGAAACTTCCAAATATCCAGTGGCAAG aaataaagaacacCTCCATTCCCAGAACAGCCCCCAGTGAAATGTTAGCGCCTTTCTGGAGcttgccagagctgcagctgccgtCCAACCACACAGCAGAGCCCGTGGGCTGCCCTGTCACACAGTCCTGGTGCCTCAACACTCCCATGATCTACCTGGCCCAGTACATCAGCTCTGATGTGCTCATAGGGCTGGGCTATCCTGTTTGTAATGTCATGTCCTACACTTTATACTCCAAAGTCCTAGGACCAAAGCCTCAG GGTGTCTACATGGGATGGTTGACAGCCTCTGGAAGTGGAGCACGGATCCTTGGGCCCGTTTTTGTGAGCCAAATCTACACTCACCTGGGGCCACGCTGGGCATTCAGCTTGATCTGTGGAGTAGTTGTAGTCTCTCTCTTACTCTTGGAGATAGTATACAAGAGACTAATTGCATTTTCTGTCAGATATGGGAGGATGCAGGAGGAGAATTGTTAA
- the PLK4 gene encoding serine/threonine-protein kinase PLK4 isoform X2, with protein MRRGWLCGPAGPRRRAPESSPQDFKVGNLLGKGSFAGVYRAVSLKTGLEVAIKMIDKKAMHKVGMVQRVQNEVKIHCQLKHPSILELYNYFEDSNYVYLILEICHNGEMSRYIKNRKKPFSEDEARHFLHQIITGMLYLHSHGILHRDLTLSNILLTSNMNVKIADFGLATQLKMPHEKHYTMCGTPNYISPEIATRSPHGLESDVWSLGCMFYTLLIGKPPFDTDTVRNTLNKVVLADYEMPAFLSREAQDLIHRLLRKNPADRLSLSSVLDHPFMSRGSSARSRDLGTSEDSMDSGNATISTTFTGSSSISTSSCLKEKKKLLVGQPLPNKITFFPINKNSSSNSSADGSGSFPQWGIQGKEIGRSGRGRSPQPGEERPHSRYLRRAHSSDRSGTSPSQAQGIASIGERCHSMEVLSKPKIGTRENTEYFSPANSYADIGEIFKEKTSSTSGSFEEQISPPVKDQPHSNYVCPVKPQVGLLEQKSQAETMQQWLGSMQTNVPLRPAADLTGKSNACGGFRYHLDVQQDAPRNAWNTLKDIRNHHGSGDCPHSLNQRNPKKCIPGVLCKNEKIQPSPTCGLWSAPEQNQTWGQEPPAHQKPTLRSVVSPLTALRLKPIRQKTKNAVVSILDTGEVCMEFLKEHRSQELVKEVLRISCDGNVIAVYHPNEGRGFLLDDRPPAPPEGICTYNFDNLPEKYWKKYQYAAKFVQLVRTKTPKVTFYTRYAKCMLMENSPPADVEICFYDGAKIHKTAGITRVIEKSGKSFTLKGESEAGLKKEIQVYMDHANEGHRICLALECAVLEEEKRSGSAPFFPIIVGRKPGNTESPQAVAPPLLDKTNYSNEIVALDRNKAASFTPVQTPDCAPVVPYEKPTFLTNTVEQTCSPVHQTECSPNSAQLVKSVFVKNVGWASQLTSGAVWVQFNDGSQLVAQAGVSSITYTSPEGQTTRYGEDDKLPEYIKEKLHCLSSILVMFTNPAGPH; from the exons ATGCGGCGGGGGTGGCTGTGCGGCCctgccgggccccgccgccgtGCCCCGGAGAGCTCCCCCCAG GATTTCAAGGTGGGGAACCTCCTGGGGAAGGGCTCCTTCGCTGGGGTCTACAGAGCAGTATCCCTGAAAACTGGCCTGGAAGTGGCCATCAAAATG ATAGACAAAAAAGCCATGCACAAAGTTGGAATGGTACAGAGGGTTCAGAACGAGGTGAAAATACATTGTCAGCTAAAGCATCCATCTATACTCGAG CTTTATAACTATTTTGAAGACAGCAACTACGTATACCTGATTCTTGAGATATGTCACAACGGTGAAATGAGCAGATAcataaagaacagaaagaaaccTTTTTCAGAAGATGaag CGCGACACTTCCTGCACCAGATCATCACGGGGATGCTGTACCTCCATTCCCATGGAATCCTGCACCGGGACCTCACCCTCTCCAATATCCTACTCACCAGTAACATGAACGTCAAGATTGCTGATTTTGGGCTGGCCACGCAGCTGAAGATGCCTCACGAGAAGCATTACACCATGTGTGGAACTCCCAATTACATCTCTCCGGAGATCGCCACGCGCAGCCCGCACGGGCTGGAGTCCGATGTGTGGTCCCTGGGCTGCATGTTCTACACCCTGCTCATTGGAAAGCCGCCCTTTGACACGGACACGGTCAGGAACACGCTGAATAAAGTGGTGCTGGCAGATTATGAAATGCCAGCCTTCTTGTCGAGAGAGGCGCAGGACCTCATTCACAGGCTGCTGCGCAAAAACCCCGCTGACCGCCTGAGTCTTTCCTCGGTGCTGGATCACCCTTTTATGTCCAGGGGTAGCTCTGCACGCAGCAGAGATTTGGGAACCTCAGAAGATTCCATGGACAGTGGAAATGCCACCATCTCTACAACCTTCACGGGCTCTTCCAGCATCAGTACCAGCAGTTGcttgaaggaaaagaagaagctGTTAGTTGGGCAGCCACTCccaaataaaattactttttttcctataaacAAGAATTCCAGTAGTAATTCATCGGCAGACGGAAGTGGTTCTTTCCCACAGTGGGGAATTCAGGGAAAGGAAATTGGCCGAAGTGGCAGGGGAAGAAGCCCCCAGCCTGGTGAGGAGAGGCCACATTCGCGCTACCTCCGGAGAGCCCACTCCTCAGACAGGTCTGGCACAtcccccagccaggctcagggCATAGCCAGCATCGGGGAGCGATGTCACTCCATGGAAGTGCTTTCCAAGCCTAAAATAGGAACAAGGGAAAACACAGAATACTTCTCACCTGCCAACAGCTACGCTGATATAGGAGAAATATTTAAGGAGAAGACTTCTAGTACTTCTGGTTCTTTTGAAGAGCAGATATCTCCACCTGTAAAAGATCAACCACA CTCAAATTATGTGTGCCCAGTGAAGCCTCAGGTTGGTTTGTTAGAGCAGAAGTCCCAGGCTGAGACGATGCAGCAGTGGCTTGGAAGCATGCAGACAAATG TTCCTCTGAGACCAGCTGCAGACCTGACTGGCAAGAGTAATGCATGTGGAGGTTTTCGGTACCACCTGGATGTGCAGCAGGACGCACCAAGAAATGCATGGAACACCTTAAAAGACATAAGGAATCACCATGGATCTGGTGACTGTCCACATTCTTTAAACCAGAGAAACCCAAAGAAATGCATCCCTGGAGTTCTCTGCAAAAACGAGAAAATTCAGCCATCTCCTACCTGTGGCCTTTGGTCAGCtccagaacaaaaccaaacttgGGGCCAAGAGCCACCAGCACACCAGAAACCCACTCTGCGAAGTGTTGTGTCACCTCTCACTGCTCTCAGGCTCAAACCCATCaggcaaaaaaccaaaaatgcagTG gTGAGCATTCTGGATACTGGGGAAGTGTGTATGGAGTTTCTGAAAGAACACCGCTCACAGGAACTTGTGAAAGAAGTTCTCAGAATATCTTGTGATGGAAATGTG ATTGCAGTTTACCATCCAAATGAAGGAAGAGGTTTCCTTCTTGATGACagacctcctgctcctcctgaagGCATCTGCACATATAATTTTGACAACTTACCAG aaaagtACTGGAAAAAATACCAGTATGCAGCTAAGTTTGTGCAGTTGGTGagaacaaaaacccccaaagtgACGTTTTATACAAGATATGCCAAGTGCATGTTGATGGAAAATTCACCCCCTGCAGATgttgaaatttgtttttatgaTG GAGCAAAGATCCATAAGACAGCTGGTATAACTCGTGTGATTGAGAAGTCAGGGAAATCCTTCACTTTGAAAGGAGAAAGCGAAGCAGGGTTGAAGAAGGAAATCCAGGTTTATATGGATCATGCAAATGAG GGACATCGTATATGCCTTGCACTGGAATGTGCTGTtttggaagaagagaaaaggagtgGAAGTGCTCCATTTTTTCCAATAATTGTTGGAAG AAAACCTGGTAATACTGAATCACCGCAGGCTGTAGCACCTCCACTGTTGGACAAGACAAACTATTCAAATGAAATTGTGGCATTGGATAGAAATAAAGCTGCCAGTTTTACTCCAGTTCAGACTCCAGACTGCGCTCCT GTGGTGCCCTATGAAAAGCCTACGTTTCTGACTAACACTGTTGAACAGACGTGCTCCCCTGTTCATCAAACTGAATGCAGTCCAAATTCAGCCCAGCTTGTCAAATCtgtttttgtgaaaaatgttgGTTGGGCTTCTCAG CTGACCAGTGGAGCAGTATGGGTTCAGTTCAATGATGGATCCCAGCTGGTAGCCCAAGCAGGTGTCTCTTCCATCACTTACACTTCTCCAGAGGGCCAGACAACCAG GTATGGAGAAGATGATAAGTTGCCAGAATACATCAAAGAGAAGCTGCACTGTCTGTCTTCTATTCTTGTAATGTTTACCAATCCAGCTGGCCCTCACTGA
- the PLK4 gene encoding serine/threonine-protein kinase PLK4 isoform X1, with amino-acid sequence MATCIGERIEDFKVGNLLGKGSFAGVYRAVSLKTGLEVAIKMIDKKAMHKVGMVQRVQNEVKIHCQLKHPSILELYNYFEDSNYVYLILEICHNGEMSRYIKNRKKPFSEDEARHFLHQIITGMLYLHSHGILHRDLTLSNILLTSNMNVKIADFGLATQLKMPHEKHYTMCGTPNYISPEIATRSPHGLESDVWSLGCMFYTLLIGKPPFDTDTVRNTLNKVVLADYEMPAFLSREAQDLIHRLLRKNPADRLSLSSVLDHPFMSRGSSARSRDLGTSEDSMDSGNATISTTFTGSSSISTSSCLKEKKKLLVGQPLPNKITFFPINKNSSSNSSADGSGSFPQWGIQGKEIGRSGRGRSPQPGEERPHSRYLRRAHSSDRSGTSPSQAQGIASIGERCHSMEVLSKPKIGTRENTEYFSPANSYADIGEIFKEKTSSTSGSFEEQISPPVKDQPHSNYVCPVKPQVGLLEQKSQAETMQQWLGSMQTNVPLRPAADLTGKSNACGGFRYHLDVQQDAPRNAWNTLKDIRNHHGSGDCPHSLNQRNPKKCIPGVLCKNEKIQPSPTCGLWSAPEQNQTWGQEPPAHQKPTLRSVVSPLTALRLKPIRQKTKNAVVSILDTGEVCMEFLKEHRSQELVKEVLRISCDGNVIAVYHPNEGRGFLLDDRPPAPPEGICTYNFDNLPEKYWKKYQYAAKFVQLVRTKTPKVTFYTRYAKCMLMENSPPADVEICFYDGAKIHKTAGITRVIEKSGKSFTLKGESEAGLKKEIQVYMDHANEGHRICLALECAVLEEEKRSGSAPFFPIIVGRKPGNTESPQAVAPPLLDKTNYSNEIVALDRNKAASFTPVQTPDCAPVVPYEKPTFLTNTVEQTCSPVHQTECSPNSAQLVKSVFVKNVGWASQLTSGAVWVQFNDGSQLVAQAGVSSITYTSPEGQTTRYGEDDKLPEYIKEKLHCLSSILVMFTNPAGPH; translated from the exons ATGGCGACCTGCATCGGCGAGAGGATAGAG GATTTCAAGGTGGGGAACCTCCTGGGGAAGGGCTCCTTCGCTGGGGTCTACAGAGCAGTATCCCTGAAAACTGGCCTGGAAGTGGCCATCAAAATG ATAGACAAAAAAGCCATGCACAAAGTTGGAATGGTACAGAGGGTTCAGAACGAGGTGAAAATACATTGTCAGCTAAAGCATCCATCTATACTCGAG CTTTATAACTATTTTGAAGACAGCAACTACGTATACCTGATTCTTGAGATATGTCACAACGGTGAAATGAGCAGATAcataaagaacagaaagaaaccTTTTTCAGAAGATGaag CGCGACACTTCCTGCACCAGATCATCACGGGGATGCTGTACCTCCATTCCCATGGAATCCTGCACCGGGACCTCACCCTCTCCAATATCCTACTCACCAGTAACATGAACGTCAAGATTGCTGATTTTGGGCTGGCCACGCAGCTGAAGATGCCTCACGAGAAGCATTACACCATGTGTGGAACTCCCAATTACATCTCTCCGGAGATCGCCACGCGCAGCCCGCACGGGCTGGAGTCCGATGTGTGGTCCCTGGGCTGCATGTTCTACACCCTGCTCATTGGAAAGCCGCCCTTTGACACGGACACGGTCAGGAACACGCTGAATAAAGTGGTGCTGGCAGATTATGAAATGCCAGCCTTCTTGTCGAGAGAGGCGCAGGACCTCATTCACAGGCTGCTGCGCAAAAACCCCGCTGACCGCCTGAGTCTTTCCTCGGTGCTGGATCACCCTTTTATGTCCAGGGGTAGCTCTGCACGCAGCAGAGATTTGGGAACCTCAGAAGATTCCATGGACAGTGGAAATGCCACCATCTCTACAACCTTCACGGGCTCTTCCAGCATCAGTACCAGCAGTTGcttgaaggaaaagaagaagctGTTAGTTGGGCAGCCACTCccaaataaaattactttttttcctataaacAAGAATTCCAGTAGTAATTCATCGGCAGACGGAAGTGGTTCTTTCCCACAGTGGGGAATTCAGGGAAAGGAAATTGGCCGAAGTGGCAGGGGAAGAAGCCCCCAGCCTGGTGAGGAGAGGCCACATTCGCGCTACCTCCGGAGAGCCCACTCCTCAGACAGGTCTGGCACAtcccccagccaggctcagggCATAGCCAGCATCGGGGAGCGATGTCACTCCATGGAAGTGCTTTCCAAGCCTAAAATAGGAACAAGGGAAAACACAGAATACTTCTCACCTGCCAACAGCTACGCTGATATAGGAGAAATATTTAAGGAGAAGACTTCTAGTACTTCTGGTTCTTTTGAAGAGCAGATATCTCCACCTGTAAAAGATCAACCACA CTCAAATTATGTGTGCCCAGTGAAGCCTCAGGTTGGTTTGTTAGAGCAGAAGTCCCAGGCTGAGACGATGCAGCAGTGGCTTGGAAGCATGCAGACAAATG TTCCTCTGAGACCAGCTGCAGACCTGACTGGCAAGAGTAATGCATGTGGAGGTTTTCGGTACCACCTGGATGTGCAGCAGGACGCACCAAGAAATGCATGGAACACCTTAAAAGACATAAGGAATCACCATGGATCTGGTGACTGTCCACATTCTTTAAACCAGAGAAACCCAAAGAAATGCATCCCTGGAGTTCTCTGCAAAAACGAGAAAATTCAGCCATCTCCTACCTGTGGCCTTTGGTCAGCtccagaacaaaaccaaacttgGGGCCAAGAGCCACCAGCACACCAGAAACCCACTCTGCGAAGTGTTGTGTCACCTCTCACTGCTCTCAGGCTCAAACCCATCaggcaaaaaaccaaaaatgcagTG gTGAGCATTCTGGATACTGGGGAAGTGTGTATGGAGTTTCTGAAAGAACACCGCTCACAGGAACTTGTGAAAGAAGTTCTCAGAATATCTTGTGATGGAAATGTG ATTGCAGTTTACCATCCAAATGAAGGAAGAGGTTTCCTTCTTGATGACagacctcctgctcctcctgaagGCATCTGCACATATAATTTTGACAACTTACCAG aaaagtACTGGAAAAAATACCAGTATGCAGCTAAGTTTGTGCAGTTGGTGagaacaaaaacccccaaagtgACGTTTTATACAAGATATGCCAAGTGCATGTTGATGGAAAATTCACCCCCTGCAGATgttgaaatttgtttttatgaTG GAGCAAAGATCCATAAGACAGCTGGTATAACTCGTGTGATTGAGAAGTCAGGGAAATCCTTCACTTTGAAAGGAGAAAGCGAAGCAGGGTTGAAGAAGGAAATCCAGGTTTATATGGATCATGCAAATGAG GGACATCGTATATGCCTTGCACTGGAATGTGCTGTtttggaagaagagaaaaggagtgGAAGTGCTCCATTTTTTCCAATAATTGTTGGAAG AAAACCTGGTAATACTGAATCACCGCAGGCTGTAGCACCTCCACTGTTGGACAAGACAAACTATTCAAATGAAATTGTGGCATTGGATAGAAATAAAGCTGCCAGTTTTACTCCAGTTCAGACTCCAGACTGCGCTCCT GTGGTGCCCTATGAAAAGCCTACGTTTCTGACTAACACTGTTGAACAGACGTGCTCCCCTGTTCATCAAACTGAATGCAGTCCAAATTCAGCCCAGCTTGTCAAATCtgtttttgtgaaaaatgttgGTTGGGCTTCTCAG CTGACCAGTGGAGCAGTATGGGTTCAGTTCAATGATGGATCCCAGCTGGTAGCCCAAGCAGGTGTCTCTTCCATCACTTACACTTCTCCAGAGGGCCAGACAACCAG GTATGGAGAAGATGATAAGTTGCCAGAATACATCAAAGAGAAGCTGCACTGTCTGTCTTCTATTCTTGTAATGTTTACCAATCCAGCTGGCCCTCACTGA